The genome window CCATTATCTCAAGCGAAAAGCCTGATGATGCTGCCGAACTTATTGATATTCGCAGCGGTGAAAAAGTCATTGTAAAGGTTGGTGAAAACGCCCGCTTCGATTTCGGTACCCGTAAATTCAGAGTACGAAAAATTACCAACCGCGAAAGGCGAATCATGAAACAACTGATTGGCCAAAATGAAAACCCGGAAGAAGAAAAGATTCGACCTGAACGGCTTGATCAGCGAAAAGAAAGGCAACAAAAGGCGAAAGAACGACGAAATCGAAATGAATAATCTTTCTTCGTTTACTGATGCTTGATATAATATACCACGCTCGAAGCTGATTCGGGCGTGACACCCTCAACTGCCGCACGAAACCCTCGCATCACCGATTTGATTAATCCTCCGACACCTGCATTCATTCCCTCTTCCTTTGCTCGAAGCTGTTCAGAGAGCAAGGCATTATAGAAGCTATCAAGCGGAATTCCGTGCATATCGATAATCCCAAGCCGATGTCTCGAAAGAAGTTTCGAAAAGGTTTTGGGGCTGAAGTGATATAAATGACGTGGAGCATCATAAGCAACCCAATGAGTTTGATATAGAGTGGCATCATAACTGGCTTGGTTGGGCATTGCAACGGCAAGAACGCCATTTTTCTTTAAGATAGATTTTATCTTGTCGAGGGTTTGATTGATATGGTGAATATGCTCCAACGAATGCCACATTGTAATCAGATCTTGCGGGGTAGTGAAGTTCAGTGTTGCCAGTTCACCGACATAAGCTTCAATTTCATATTGATTTCGGGCATATTGCACCGCACGATGCGAAACATCTATACCAAAAGTCTCTAAGGAAAGTTTTTTGCTTTTGGCAACTTTTCTGAATGTTGCTGCGAAGTCGCCGGTCGCGCAACCAATATCAAGAAAAGAAAAGTGCGATTCTTTTGACGCGTCAAAAAGCGGGGATCGCTTAAAAACCATTGAGGCTTTCCAATTCAAAGAAATCTTGGAGCGAACCCATTCATAAAATTTTTCCTGAAGCGATTTATCTTCTTTAATGGTAAGAAATGGGTCATACTCCGCAACTTCGTAATATTTCCCGATGCTTTCCAAATTAGGTCGTGGATTCAAATACACCAACCCTGAATCCTCATTGCGAACAATCTGCCAAGTTCTTCCATCAGAAATATTGAATCGATCACTGACTTGAAAAAGCGGTGTATTGTTCAAGCTCCCTGAAATTGGGCAAGGTGTGCTTTCTAGAATCGACCCGCGCATTTTTTTATTTGGTGATTTCTATGAAAGCTTCTTCCAAACTTTGTCGCCGTGGGGC of Chloroherpetonaceae bacterium contains these proteins:
- a CDS encoding class I SAM-dependent methyltransferase, yielding MRGSILESTPCPISGSLNNTPLFQVSDRFNISDGRTWQIVRNEDSGLVYLNPRPNLESIGKYYEVAEYDPFLTIKEDKSLQEKFYEWVRSKISLNWKASMVFKRSPLFDASKESHFSFLDIGCATGDFAATFRKVAKSKKLSLETFGIDVSHRAVQYARNQYEIEAYVGELATLNFTTPQDLITMWHSLEHIHHINQTLDKIKSILKKNGVLAVAMPNQASYDATLYQTHWVAYDAPRHLYHFSPKTFSKLLSRHRLGIIDMHGIPLDSFYNALLSEQLRAKEEGMNAGVGGLIKSVMRGFRAAVEGVTPESASSVVYYIKHQ